One Desulfovibrio sp. ZJ209 genomic window carries:
- a CDS encoding TRIC cation channel family protein produces the protein MTEATALLVELLDAACAVLLSAAAAWRARGFGAHFTGAVVLGCLCGLMAGLTRETLLHGTAGTRLVLGELPGPALAGALLGALAAAGAAALARKRTGASGALGGRGLFFWLDSLGLFLATSLGVFCALREIGATGALALGLLAGLAPGFVRDTALGDTARFVEQSWYATAAALGAMATILLLILPPSFGGAWPLPQDWRWLWPWASIFGGAAVALALRLWRGSRGEE, from the coding sequence GTGACCGAGGCGACGGCCCTTCTGGTGGAGCTGCTGGACGCGGCCTGCGCCGTGCTTCTCTCCGCTGCCGCCGCCTGGCGGGCGCGGGGCTTCGGCGCGCACTTCACCGGGGCCGTGGTTCTGGGCTGTCTTTGCGGGCTCATGGCCGGCCTCACGCGCGAGACCCTGCTCCACGGGACAGCCGGCACGCGCCTCGTCTTGGGCGAGCTGCCCGGGCCGGCGCTGGCCGGGGCGCTCCTCGGGGCGCTGGCAGCGGCCGGGGCCGCGGCGCTGGCGCGCAAGCGCACGGGCGCTTCCGGGGCGCTCGGCGGGCGCGGCCTCTTTTTCTGGCTGGACAGCCTGGGGCTTTTCCTCGCCACCTCACTGGGCGTGTTCTGCGCCCTGCGCGAGATCGGCGCCACGGGCGCGCTGGCGCTGGGCCTTCTGGCCGGCCTCGCGCCGGGCTTCGTGCGCGACACGGCCCTGGGCGACACCGCCCGCTTCGTGGAGCAGTCGTGGTACGCCACGGCCGCGGCGCTGGGCGCCATGGCGACCATCCTGCTGCTCATCCTGCCGCCGAGCTTTGGCGGCGCATGGCCCTTGCCACAGGATTGGCGCTGGCTCTGGCCATGGGCCAGCATCTTCGGCGGCGCGGCCGTGGCCCTCGCCTTGCGCCTCTGGCGCGGCAGCAGGGGGGAGGAGTAA